tctgataatggagcaataaattctttttctctgaaagatttaggtgtcctgtggctgctatctcagtgcgagtcctttcttttcaaaaaaaaagtatcctacatagcatagtttctattttaacatttcttaCAACCTAAAACTAtgtttaacacactacttaagagaattaatacagcattactttctaacacaacacatataatattcattttaatatttgcgaaaagccaatcataaaatacatgcatttttcacatcacCCCTTCGCATGGGCAAGCAGGTGTTCAGCtactccaggagagcagggccccatgaCACGTTAGAGTTATTTGGGACAACACACACCATCACTCCAGGCATCCCCCTCTCCCTCATTGTTGCCCCACTGTATATTCTGAGCGCTGGAACACCTGGGAACCCGGGAGCACCGGGAATGCCAGGATCCCTGCGGGCAGGCCGCCTGAGCGCGGGAGCGCGCTCGGGACGCACCGGGAGCGCGCCCGGGGGGGGTCGGTGCCCTGGCAGCAGACACGTGACCCCGCCCGCAGGGCCGCGTGACGTAGCCCACATGCGCGCAGCGTTCCGGCCCACGTGACGGCCCCGCGCGCGCCcccggcggcgggcgcggccgtgtgtctgtctgtgtgtgtgtccgtgtgtccgtgtgttcCCCGCCGCTCACGTGACCGGCGTGACTCGGCGCTCACGTGACcgcgcggcggcggggccgtgccggAGCCGGGGCCGCGCTCGCCATGGGCTGCTGCTACAGCAGCGAGGCCGAGGCCTCCGACCAGGTGGGCCTGGCGCCGGGGGAACACGAGGCCCGCGGCGGGGGTGGCGCCGGGAGGGACGCTCGGCCCCACTCCCGGGGCTTCCCGGTGGCGGGGGGGCAGGCGGCGCGCGTCctcggcggggcccggcccTTCCCCGCTCCCGGGCAGTCTCTGAGCGCTGCTCCCGCCTATCGCCGCCTTCGTGTCACTCGTTCCGTGCGTGTCCCCCCGGTGCCGTGTGGGGGCTGGAGGCGGGGGCTCGGGGGTCGTGCCGGACCCTCTCGCCGTCCCGCTGCAGGTGTAAGCCCAAGGCCTCACACGGCACCGGCGGGAGCAGCGACAGTTTTTCCTTCTTGGGACAGCGTGACTGCCACGCAACTCAGGGGCCGGGACAGAACTGGGGCTGTCACCTGTCCCGCGAAACTTAATCCGGGTGCGGcgggagctgggctgtgacagCCCGTACCAGGGGGAGCCCAGCCGGCTTCCACTTGTGTGGcgagaaaggaaggagaagggccTGGGCTAGAGTATCGCAGCAGCGTttcccagcaggaggaaggggagagcAAGCTTCTGGCCGGGGAAGAGCTGGAGATGCCACTGACGGCGTGTGTGGAGAAGTGGTTGCACTCCCAGCTCACCATGGGTCACAGGCTGAGCATCCTTTCAGGGCAAGACAGACATGGAAAGGCTTGAGCACGTCCAGagaagggaacggagctggagaaggggctggagcacaagcagtggctgagggagccGAGGGGGCTCAGGCTGCTCCGAGGCTCAGGGATTACCTTCTCActctccacaactccctgacaggagggtggagCCAGGTGGAAGTCGGTCTCTGCTCCCCGGGAACAAGCAACAGGACAGGAGGAAAGGGCCTGTGGTTGTGCTATaggaggtttaggttagatattcGGGAAAATTTCCCTAAAGGTGTTGTACAGCTGTgacacaggctgcccagaacaGTGTTGGAGTCCCCAACCCTGGTGAGATTTAAAAGCAATGTAGACTTGGCACTTGGTTTGGTGGTaggctcagcagtgctgggagaacAGTTGGGCTCAGAGGGCTTTTTCAATTTTGCTGATTCTGTGATCTTGTTCTCATGGGTGTTTGTGCCCATGATCTCCCTACTGGGCTCTTCTCACAACCCCTGCAGCACCATTCAGCCAAGCCAGAGGATtgagggctggggcacagctctgcacctcCTGGAGTAAGTGGAGGAACATGCCCTGTGACTCTGGGAAGCCCCCACCCCAGTGCCTGGGCTTTGGTAGGTGGGGTTCACCTGGCTCAGGTGAGCCCCCTGCTATGCCAGGGTGGGCTCTCCGTGGTGCCCAGTCAGGGGTGGGGCACAGTAGGTCCACGTTAGCTGGGGGGTTTAATGCAGGTTGATGCTGGCTGCAGACTCCTGCCTGCAGGATTGGCCACTCCAAATGTGCTGCCTGATTTCAGCAACACTTGCTGCCTTTGTGGCTGGAGGGGCTTCATctgggaaaaagcaaaataattgggTAAAGAggtgcctggcagagctgaggctgttcTGGGTTACACTGGGATGCACAGggagccctcctggctgctgaaGGAAAGGTGAGACTTGCCTCATCCCGTGGAGTTAATGCTGCTGGTGTGGGGAAGCCAGGGCTGATTTTCCTCTTGCCTTTCCCTTCAGGAGGAAGAGACAAAGCGGCTGCTGGAGCCGGCAGCCAGCCCGCCCAACAAGGTGCTgaatggagcagagcagagctacCACAACCTGCCGTCAGCACGCACCGATGAGCAGGCCATGCTGTCCTCCATCCTCGCCAAAACAGCCATGTAAGCCTCAGGCCatgtccctggggcaggcagcacCCTCAGGCCatgtccctggggcaggcagcacACCTCGGGGACAGTGGTGACCCTGGCTGTGgcacacagctggggctgcctggctgtgggcCCCAGTGGTCAGCCATATGTGCTGAGGGGAAGCGaggagctgtggcagagccccccatgtCCCTCTGCCCTCAGACAGCCCCATCCCTCAGCTTTGAGCcccatggggacacagagagaAGACCTGAGGTGTGAGGTAACCCCTtgggtgctgggctggaagTAGGGGCAGGGTTTGGGTAAGAAAGTGAATCCATGGGGATGTGGAGAGGGTggctggaggggcagcagcactgcatccCCTTCTGAGGAGGCTTTTCCTCAAATGCACAGGGGCAatgtggggacagggctgtgtccagcctggctgggagggctttGGGATACTCgtaggcccctctgctcccctgcctgACATTGCAGAGCTAGTGACCACTGGTTTGTGTCCAGCATGcagggccacagcagctctgagcactgcttTGCTGTGGGGTGTACACactggggctcagcagggccCTGGGCAGGTCCCAAGTCCTCTGTGAGCCAAGGGCCTGGTACAGGGGCTCTCAGGATATCTGCCAAGGACATTGTCGTCCCAGTGGTTCCTTTTTTCTCCAGGTAACTGCATGCCAAGCTCCCTAGAGCGCAGACCAGCTCCCAgcttcctgcagcctctgcctgcctccctctgccccagggcagctgtgggcaAACAGTCCCTGGCATTTCCTTCCTGGCAAGCAGCCAGTCCAGCCTGGCACACTTGTGGCCGGGCGAGTTTGGCCTTGAgatgtttgttttggggtgctggcagGTGCTGGACTTTGTCTGCCCTGGTCAGAGGATGCTCTGAGACGGGGAGGGAACTCGGGGGAGCAATGAGCCTCCAGTGGGAGCCACTGTCTTGTGTCTCTGCAGCAACATCATCGACGTGTCGGCAGCAGATTCCCAGGGCATGGAGCAGCATGAGTACATGGACAGAGCCAGGCAGTACAGGTGGGAGTTGCACTTCTCCCCTGGGGTGCCCGCAGTCCTTcgcagctgtgtgtgtgtccctgggcaggcccCAGGGGTTTTGGCCTGGGGGACTGAACTTGGCATAGAGAAGGGCTGCCTCATCTCAGAGAGCAGGGTGCAGCCTGCTCAGGGAAGGCTGAtggcagtgcaggcagcagagcccaggacaaAGGGCTCCTGTGTTCACCCAGCCCTTGGGACAGATGGTGGGGGGCTGGATGTGACTGCTTCTGCTTGACAGGTGCCTGTGTGGGAGAGCTGGAAGCTCCCTCATCTTCCTGCTTCAGGGAGTGAAGAGGGCTGGATGCTGGGAGTGCAGCACCACTGctctccctttctccccctGGGGGTGCAGCACCCATCTTCTGGATGTCCCCATGTCTTGGCATGGCACTGATGTTGGTTGctctctcctcacagcacaCGCCTGGCCATGCTCAGCAACAACCTGACGCACTGGAAGaagctcccactgctgccatccctgaCTAACCAGCCGCACCAAGTGCTCGCCAGCGACCCTGTCCCCTTTGCAGACCTGCAGCAGGTgagcggggctgggctgagccctgagcccttGCCATGCTCCCCAGAGACACATCCTCGTCCTGGAGGAGCAGTAATGCCCTCCTGGCTTGCCCAGAGCCCTAACACAACTTGTCAGAGCTGAGGGCAAAGCCTAGGTCAGGTTTAAGGCCTTGCTAGAGGTGGGGGCAAAGCCCAAGACAGGCTTAGGGACTTGTTAGGGATGGAGGCTAACCCACAGCAGTTTCTTTGGGATAACTGGGGGTTTCAGTAGCCACCAGTGACACAGCCATATCTTCGTGCCTGCAGGTGTCCCGGATAGCTGCCTATGCCTTCAGTGCGCTCTCACAGATCCGTGTCGACGCCAAAGAAGAACTGGTTGTACAGTTTGGCATCCCCTGAACCTGCCCCCACCACTGCTGCTTCAGCGCTTTGGGTTGTTTTCggttttttcctgattttttttttctctttatatcccttccctccccatgctgctgccacagaacTTGGACAGATACCCTGTTTCCTACTAAATGCCAAGGCGCCCATCATTGGCACATTGAGCCCACCTGCATTGCTTGAGGCTTTCTCCTCCtcgtgggtgggtgggtgggtgtgcgTGGGGAAGAGGCTGTGTCAGCTGGatgctgcctggcacagggacaagCACAAAGGGAACAGCCGGTGCAAGGAGGCCCCAGTGTGGGTCATAAGCCAGGTCACCAGGATGGGTGGGCTGGAGCCAGGTAGATGTGATGCTCTGCATGGGGCCTGGTGGCTCCAACACCATCCCTTCTCCTTTTTACATGTTTAGACCtttattttggttgttttttggttttgttcttttttttttttttaattataatttttgcCACAGTAGATAAAGCCACGTTCATCCAGTGCCTGTCTCCACTGTTCTCTATCGGACACAGCATGGACATGATGGAGGAGCCATGCTTTGGTGGGGGGTACACACATCTGTCTGACCCCTGTCTCCTCTTTGATCATGTCCCacagggacaaggggacagggaATGTATGATGACCCATCTTTAAGGGGAAGGAGGCACCTGAGATTACTAAATGCTCAAGATCGAAAGGAACGTCAAAAGTAAGGGTTTGCAAATAATCAGAAAGTTTCATTAGTAAATTACACACGTGGCATGGAAATTGCAGGGTACCTTTTTATGGATAGGTTTCCGGAGCCTGAAGATGGATTTCTCATTTTCTATGCAAATTAGTTATCATGCACAGTCAGTTCTTTCAGGTCTTCCTGGAAATAGATCCGACAGGTTTGGGGGTCCTTGGTCGTCTTAATCCTTAAGCCACTTCCTGCCACTCATTCCTGTGCTTGTGCTGTATTGTCTTGTGCTTATCAGCAGGAGCTACAACAAGGATATTTTTCCAGGGCTGTCCTTTCTCACCTTGCCTCCTTTCTTCAGacacatctttttctttctcatggtGTGTTAATATCAATAGTCTTTGTTTATTACCAGCAGTCCTTGGTTGATTCCACAGCCATCCAATTATCTATGTTTGAGACATATGCATTAGCTCTCCTATGTTCTGGGAAGAGAATGCTCAGTGAGACTTACTTTGGACTGTGGTTTATAGGGTCATCAGAGAGTGGGCTTCAGTATGCATTAGCCCTTTATAACTGAGAGCTCAAAGAGTTTCACTTTGGATTGCTGTCTAGGCCGCAAGATAGTGGGCTTCAGTCATAGTAATTTTTCATCCTGGCCACAATTTGAGTTGGTTGAAGGTTCAACAGCAAAAATACTGTTCCACTTGGGTTGTTACTCAGGCAAGAATAATAAGTTTCCAAGTCTGTTCATTAAAAAACAGATGCTCAATAAACATCTGTTAGTTCCTTGGTACAGATTATATCCTATAAGTTCAAGAGGGGCTTAGTCTGGGTGGTCTTTGTGAAGGCCAATGCCTAACAAGCATTTCTCAGGTCTTGGTGGGGCCTGGGCAGTGGTGGGGACATGTGCCACCACAGTCCAGTCCATGACTAAACTTACCTGGGCCTCTACAGGATGAAACAGGGCTGTGGCTTCAGGGACAAGCGCAGGACCCCCCCAGGTGAGAGGAGGCCCCACTAGTAGGTCAGGACAGGTTTGGGGGCTGGTGAGGACCCCTGCctagctggcactgcagggcagagtGGGGTGTCTGCATGTGACACCCTGCCAGAGTCCCCCACGTGCCCCCTTGACTCACTGTGGGCTTCCAGAACTCCGTGTGGCCCCACACAACCCCCTCTCATGTGTGTCCTCACCTCTGACTGGGGGCTTGAGACCCACACTCCCACACACCCCCGTGGTCCCATCTGTGTCACTCTACCTTCACGGGTGGCCCCTGCCTGTGTTCCCCTTGGCCCCAGGCCCCCCTATAACCCCCCCGGCACTAGGGCTTCCCTCGCTTGGACTGCTGCACGTGTGCCCCAGGTAGCCCATGGCCCCATGTGCGTCCCGGTGACCCGCGGAGCGCTGTCCCCTCCGCTCCAAGGCGGGAGCCCAACGCCGCGATTCGCGGCCGGCCCGCCCGCGTGacgcccccggcccggcggtGCCCAATGGGCAGCAGCGGGGGCGGGCGCTGCCGTTCGAATAAGAGCGGCCTCGGCCCGGACCC
The nucleotide sequence above comes from Molothrus aeneus isolate 106 chromosome 2, BPBGC_Maene_1.0, whole genome shotgun sequence. Encoded proteins:
- the LAMTOR1 gene encoding ragulator complex protein LAMTOR1, with translation MGCCYSSEAEASDQEEETKRLLEPAASPPNKVLNGAEQSYHNLPSARTDEQAMLSSILAKTAINIIDVSAADSQGMEQHEYMDRARQYSTRLAMLSNNLTHWKKLPLLPSLTNQPHQVLASDPVPFADLQQVSRIAAYAFSALSQIRVDAKEELVVQFGIP